One window of the Eucalyptus grandis isolate ANBG69807.140 chromosome 8, ASM1654582v1, whole genome shotgun sequence genome contains the following:
- the LOC104414909 gene encoding endo-1,3;1,4-beta-D-glucanase yields MLSSQCFENPPNLSSTCGAGRVEELAGLKTYVTGPSDSKRALLFIPDAFGYEAPKLRKLADKVASAGFFVIVPDFYYGDPVIDVNDPNFNGEAWLKNHSPDKGYEDAKPVIAALKSKGVSAIGVAGFCWGGMVLVKLAGTEDIQAAVILHPGRITEDEIRAVKIPTAILGAENDHIFPADELKKLGEIMSAKTEFESYVKIFPGVRHGWSVRYNDDDESAVKSAKEAQEDMLNWFLKHVK; encoded by the exons ATGTTGAGCTCTCAGTGCTTTGAGAACCCACCGAACCTGAGCTCGACTTGTGGAGCAGGGCGTGTTGAAGAGCTCGCAGGCCTCAAGACTTATGTCACCGGCCCTTCTGATTCCAAGCGTGCTCTTCTTTTCATCCCTGATGCTTTTG GGTATGAGGCTCCTAAGCTGAG GAAACTTGCAGATAAGGTTGCATCAGCGGGATTCTTCGTGATAGTACCTGATTTCTATTACGGAGATCCCGTTATTGATGTCAATGATCCTAATTTTAATGGAGAAGCTTGGCTAAAAAATCATAGCCCG GATAAAGGGTATGAAGATGCCAAGCCAGTGATTGCCGCTCTTAAAAGTAAAGGTGTGTCTGCCATTGGGGTTGCAGGATTTTGTTGGGGAg GAATGGTGCTAGTGAAATTAGCAGGCACCGAAGACATTCAAGCAGCAGTTATTCTACACCCTGGTCGTATCACCGAAGATGAAATCAGAG CCGTCAAGATTCCAACTGCTATATTGGGAGCCGAGAATGACCACATTTTCCCTGCAGACGAACTGAAAAAGTTAGGGGAGATCATGTCGGCTAAAACTGAA TTCGAGAGTTATGTCAAAATATTCCCTGGTGTTAGACATGGATGGAGTGTGAGGTATAATGACGATGACGAGTCTGCCGTCAAGAGTGCCAAAGAGGCCCAAGAGGACATGTTGAATTGGTTCTTGAAGCATGTCAAGTGA